From Candidatus Pedobacter colombiensis, one genomic window encodes:
- a CDS encoding 2-phosphosulfolactate phosphatase → MHYKKSIEVCLTPALLNLYDTKESVVVVIDILRATSSIVYGIDNGADAIIPVAQVEDCLNYADKGFLLAAERNGEVVEGYDFGNSPFSYSSDKVKGRTVVLTTTNGTKALHMANAQAAQVVMGSFLNLKALCNWLKIQKRDVLLLCAGWKDKFNLEDTLFAGAVVNELRKDFTHFDDSCVAAEDLYLLAKDDLRSYLHKSSHSHRLAELNIEEDVKFCLQLNICQSIPVLIGEALVPLT, encoded by the coding sequence ATGCATTATAAAAAAAGCATAGAAGTTTGTTTAACGCCTGCATTATTAAATCTTTACGACACTAAAGAAAGTGTTGTCGTGGTAATCGATATTTTAAGGGCGACCTCATCCATTGTATATGGTATTGATAATGGTGCAGATGCAATTATACCTGTTGCTCAGGTAGAAGATTGTTTGAACTATGCAGATAAAGGGTTTTTACTGGCTGCAGAGCGAAATGGAGAAGTTGTTGAAGGCTATGATTTCGGCAATTCTCCATTTTCCTATAGCAGTGACAAGGTAAAAGGAAGAACGGTGGTATTAACCACTACAAATGGAACTAAAGCATTGCATATGGCCAATGCTCAGGCTGCACAAGTTGTTATGGGTTCATTTCTGAACTTGAAGGCGCTATGTAACTGGCTTAAAATTCAGAAAAGAGATGTGCTGTTGCTGTGTGCCGGATGGAAAGATAAATTTAATCTGGAGGATACCCTATTTGCGGGAGCCGTAGTAAATGAGCTGCGCAAAGATTTTACCCATTTTGATGATTCTTGTGTCGCTGCTGAAGATTTGTATCTGTTAGCTAAGGATGATCTAAGGAGCTATCTGCATAAATCATCGCACAGCCATCGCCTGGCCGAATTGAACATCGAAGAAGATGTTAAGTTCTGTTTACAGCTTAATATTTGCCAGTCGATACCTGTTTTGATAGGAGAAGCATTGGTTCCCCTTACTTAG
- the gldB gene encoding gliding motility lipoprotein GldB, giving the protein MNNNVKFSQSYLFFLFILTFLSCKQGTKPDVSAIHLDIKIDRFDKDLYLGKDKGIKQTDELLQKKYGAFYDDYMHRMVGNVTYSNDQILSTLFKDQAYYDLNKEVDSVFNNIAPIEKDLTQTFKYIKYYYPKARVPRFIAFLSGFAVQTPIGDDYMGIGLDMFLGKDSKFYRAIVESVPLYLSKRFTPQYIVPRLTETYAREELFAERDEDRSLLAKMIHNGKILYFMDRVLADNVPDSVKIGYSAKHLDWCKTFERDIWGYYLQNNLLFETDYEKIQVFLSEGPFTPGLGERNESAPKLGIWTGWQIVRKYMQENPTVTLQQLMTEKDAQKILSASKYKPK; this is encoded by the coding sequence ATGAACAATAACGTAAAATTCAGCCAAAGCTATCTATTTTTTCTATTTATATTAACTTTTCTTTCCTGCAAACAAGGTACTAAACCCGACGTAAGCGCAATACATCTGGATATAAAAATTGATCGTTTTGACAAGGACCTGTACCTTGGAAAAGACAAGGGCATTAAGCAAACAGATGAGCTGCTGCAAAAGAAATATGGTGCATTTTATGACGACTATATGCACCGAATGGTAGGCAATGTAACATACAGCAACGATCAAATCCTTTCTACACTGTTTAAGGATCAGGCGTATTATGACCTGAACAAAGAGGTAGATAGTGTTTTTAACAATATAGCTCCTATCGAAAAAGATCTTACACAAACATTTAAATACATAAAGTATTACTACCCTAAAGCCCGAGTTCCCCGGTTTATTGCATTTCTTTCAGGTTTCGCAGTCCAAACCCCTATAGGTGATGATTATATGGGGATAGGTCTGGATATGTTTTTAGGAAAAGACAGTAAGTTTTATAGAGCTATAGTAGAGAGTGTACCGCTTTATTTATCTAAGCGTTTTACGCCACAATATATCGTTCCAAGGTTAACAGAAACCTATGCAAGAGAAGAACTTTTTGCAGAACGTGATGAAGACAGGTCACTGCTGGCCAAAATGATACACAATGGTAAAATCCTGTATTTTATGGATCGGGTTTTGGCGGATAATGTTCCGGATTCTGTTAAAATAGGCTATTCTGCGAAACACCTGGATTGGTGTAAAACCTTTGAACGTGATATTTGGGGCTACTACCTTCAGAACAATCTATTATTTGAAACAGATTATGAAAAGATACAAGTATTTTTAAGTGAAGGACCATTTACACCTGGATTGGGCGAAAGAAATGAATCGGCACCCAAATTAGGAATATGGACAGGATGGCAAATTGTTAGAAAATACATGCAGGAAAATCCAACGGTTACCTTACAGCAATTAATGACAGAAAAGGATGCCCAGAAAATACTTTCGGCCTCTAAGTACAAGCCTAAGTAA
- a CDS encoding porin family protein, producing MKRTFVGLLLLFLTSNLFAQMPVLPDYGFRLGLTAHPTIGWIKAEPGKSRGVSLGFSYGLLGDFNFAENYAFSTGLTITTINGRSTEINVPPYYDGSGTQTAYDLKYKLQYIEIPLTVKLRTAKMGDVKWYGQFGLSNDFNISAKQSAEASGKTAIEDKNISKQINFYRAGLILGGGAEFDIADHTSIALGLSLNNGFTNIADDNNRKVRNHYLGLNVAVFF from the coding sequence ATGAAAAGAACATTTGTCGGCTTACTCCTTTTATTTTTAACAAGTAATCTTTTTGCGCAAATGCCTGTATTGCCTGATTATGGTTTCAGACTTGGACTCACAGCTCATCCTACCATAGGTTGGATTAAAGCTGAACCTGGTAAAAGCAGGGGAGTTTCTTTAGGTTTTTCTTATGGTCTACTGGGCGATTTTAATTTTGCGGAGAACTATGCATTTTCAACAGGATTAACGATAACGACTATAAATGGAAGGAGTACCGAAATTAATGTGCCGCCTTATTATGATGGGTCGGGGACACAAACTGCTTACGATTTGAAATATAAGCTTCAATACATTGAAATCCCCCTTACAGTGAAGCTTAGAACTGCTAAAATGGGTGATGTAAAGTGGTACGGACAATTTGGTTTATCTAATGATTTTAACATTAGTGCTAAGCAATCTGCTGAAGCTTCGGGGAAAACTGCGATTGAGGATAAGAACATTTCAAAGCAAATCAATTTTTACCGGGCCGGATTGATATTGGGTGGAGGTGCTGAATTTGACATTGCAGATCATACCAGTATTGCACTTGGGTTGAGCTTGAACAATGGCTTTACCAATATCGCTGATGATAACAATCGAAAAGTACGAAATCATTATCTTGGCCTTAACGTTGCCGTTTTCTTCTAA
- a CDS encoding NAD+ synthase, translating to MKIALAQLNYHIGNFEYNTNKIIEHIELAKARGADLVVFAELAICGYPPRDFLEFDEFIDLCEKAAGEIAKHCIGIACIVGLPVKNEVLAGKDLYNAAYFLEDGQLKRVVKKALLPNYDVFDEYRYFEPASHFECVDFKGIKIAVTICEDLWNINNNPLYISSPMDELVRQKPKLMINIAASPFSYLHDEERVVVLSDNAKQYNLPLLYVNQVGAQTEIIFDGGSLAFDAKGNLIDEMPYFTEELRIYEFEDNIIKGYEPMHHQTLPDIEQIYEALVLGIKDYFAKSGFRKAVLGLSGGIDSAVVCALACRALGAENVMAVLMPSKYSSDHSIQDALDLVKNFGCKHEIIPIKEAADAFDSIMAPAFEGLPFNLTEENIQARCRGVIVMAMSNKFGYILLNTSNKSECAVGYGTLYGDMCGAIGVIGDVYKTQVYQLAHYINKDGIVIPENSIVKPPSAELRPDQKDSDSLPDYDVLDKILFQYIELKQSSSAIIAQGFDEALVRRIIKMVNSAEFKRYQTPPILRVSPKAFGMGRRMPIVGKYLS from the coding sequence ATGAAAATAGCGTTAGCACAACTTAATTACCATATAGGTAATTTCGAATACAATACAAACAAGATCATTGAGCACATTGAATTGGCTAAAGCCAGGGGCGCAGACTTGGTTGTATTTGCAGAACTGGCTATATGTGGTTATCCGCCACGCGATTTTCTGGAGTTTGATGAGTTTATTGACCTTTGCGAGAAAGCAGCCGGGGAGATCGCTAAACATTGTATAGGCATTGCCTGTATTGTGGGCTTGCCTGTTAAAAACGAAGTATTAGCAGGTAAAGACTTGTATAATGCAGCTTATTTTCTAGAGGATGGGCAATTAAAAAGGGTCGTTAAAAAAGCTTTGCTTCCAAATTACGATGTTTTTGATGAGTACCGTTATTTTGAACCTGCCAGTCATTTTGAGTGCGTAGATTTTAAAGGGATTAAAATTGCGGTGACCATTTGCGAGGATCTGTGGAACATCAATAACAATCCGCTGTATATTTCTTCTCCTATGGATGAGTTGGTTAGGCAAAAGCCTAAACTAATGATTAACATTGCTGCTTCTCCATTTTCTTATCTGCACGATGAAGAGCGTGTGGTGGTGCTTTCGGATAATGCGAAGCAATACAACCTGCCACTATTGTATGTAAACCAGGTGGGTGCGCAAACGGAGATTATCTTTGATGGGGGATCGTTGGCTTTTGATGCTAAAGGTAACCTGATTGATGAAATGCCTTATTTTACAGAGGAGCTACGTATCTACGAATTTGAAGACAATATCATCAAAGGATATGAGCCTATGCATCATCAGACTCTGCCGGATATAGAGCAGATTTATGAGGCTTTGGTACTGGGTATTAAGGATTACTTTGCCAAGTCTGGTTTTAGAAAAGCCGTTCTGGGTCTATCAGGAGGGATTGACTCTGCGGTTGTCTGTGCATTGGCTTGCAGGGCTTTGGGTGCTGAAAATGTAATGGCGGTATTGATGCCATCTAAATACTCTTCGGATCATTCTATCCAGGACGCACTGGATCTGGTAAAGAATTTCGGTTGTAAGCATGAGATTATTCCAATAAAAGAAGCAGCTGATGCTTTCGATAGTATAATGGCTCCTGCATTTGAGGGACTTCCTTTTAACCTTACTGAGGAAAACATTCAGGCTCGGTGTCGGGGGGTTATTGTAATGGCGATGTCTAATAAGTTTGGCTACATTTTGCTAAATACTTCTAATAAAAGTGAGTGTGCAGTCGGTTATGGAACGCTATATGGAGATATGTGTGGTGCAATAGGTGTAATTGGTGATGTTTACAAAACACAGGTATATCAGCTTGCTCACTATATCAATAAAGATGGAATTGTTATTCCTGAAAATTCTATTGTTAAACCACCTTCTGCAGAACTCAGACCCGACCAGAAGGATTCTGATTCATTACCTGATTATGATGTCCTTGATAAGATCTTGTTTCAATACATCGAATTAAAACAAAGCTCATCGGCAATTATTGCACAGGGATTTGATGAGGCATTGGTTAGAAGGATTATTAAAATGGTAAATTCCGCAGAATTTAAGCGTTATCAAACGCCACCAATCCTGCGGGTATCACCTAAAGCTTTTGGTATGGGCAGAAGGATGCCTATTGTAGGTAAATATCTTTCTTAA